Proteins encoded within one genomic window of Micromonospora halotolerans:
- a CDS encoding TIGR03089 family protein — MADHAPVAVATDEPLLSYLDGATGERTDLTAQQLGAWAARSAGLLRDGCGLRPGDRVAVLLPPHWRTAAVLIGAWSVGLAVSFRPRALAGLAVLEPGADLPYDAVFVTPERLDDWLEDVPEGTHRYLVGTGPGPLDEVPPGWLDWSPEVLRHPEIAPDLGALRPTDPASPDGTSYGEWGAVARAYAEQLDLRAGDRLLVDVAEHDQPLKWLLAPLAAGASVVLCANLDPADRDARITGERVTRVL, encoded by the coding sequence ATGGCCGACCACGCACCCGTCGCCGTCGCGACCGACGAGCCGCTGCTCAGCTACCTCGACGGTGCCACCGGCGAGCGCACCGACCTCACCGCGCAGCAGTTGGGCGCGTGGGCGGCCCGCAGCGCCGGGCTGCTCCGGGACGGCTGCGGGCTGCGCCCCGGTGACCGGGTAGCCGTGCTGCTGCCGCCGCACTGGCGCACCGCGGCCGTGCTCATCGGGGCCTGGTCGGTCGGGCTGGCGGTCTCGTTCCGGCCCCGGGCCCTGGCCGGGCTGGCCGTCCTCGAACCCGGCGCCGACCTGCCGTACGACGCCGTGTTCGTCACTCCGGAGCGCCTCGACGACTGGCTGGAGGACGTGCCCGAGGGAACGCACCGCTACCTCGTCGGCACCGGCCCCGGCCCGCTGGACGAGGTGCCGCCGGGCTGGTTGGACTGGTCCCCGGAGGTGCTCCGGCATCCCGAGATAGCTCCCGACCTGGGCGCTCTCCGCCCCACCGACCCGGCCAGCCCGGACGGCACCAGCTACGGCGAGTGGGGCGCGGTGGCCCGGGCGTACGCCGAACAGCTCGACCTGCGCGCCGGCGACCGGCTCCTGGTCGACGTGGCCGAGCACGACCAGCCGCTGAAGTGGCTGCTCGCCCCGCTCGCCGCCGGAGCGTCGGTGGTGCTCTGCGCCAACCTCGACCCGGCCGACCGCGACGCCCGCATCACCGGGGAGCGGGTCACCCGGGTGCTGTGA
- a CDS encoding alpha/beta hydrolase — MKTIVLVHGFWVTPRSWEHWIDRYQRAGYHVIAPAYPGFEVEVEALNADPTPIAEVTTPAIISHLESVVGALDEPPIIIGHSAGGAFTQVLLDHGFGAAGVAINSAATEGVLVTPPTQIKSTFPVLKNPANRHKAVGLTPEQWKYTFGNTFTEEESLDLYQRYHVPASGRILWDSVLANFQPGPQDIHVDYHNDNRAPLLFVSGGEDHLMPPSVQRSNAKHYKSSKTITEIKEYEGMGHLLPAQKGWEKVADDVLAWAVEHAGWPAATHGPRTAI; from the coding sequence ATGAAGACGATCGTTCTCGTCCACGGCTTCTGGGTGACCCCGCGCAGCTGGGAACACTGGATCGACCGCTACCAACGGGCCGGCTACCACGTCATCGCGCCCGCCTATCCAGGGTTCGAGGTGGAGGTCGAGGCGCTCAACGCCGACCCGACGCCCATCGCGGAGGTGACGACCCCGGCGATCATCTCGCACCTGGAGTCGGTGGTCGGCGCCCTCGATGAGCCGCCGATCATCATCGGCCACTCTGCGGGCGGTGCGTTCACGCAGGTCCTGCTGGACCATGGATTCGGCGCCGCTGGCGTGGCGATCAACTCCGCGGCGACGGAGGGCGTGCTCGTCACCCCGCCGACCCAGATCAAGTCGACGTTCCCCGTGCTGAAGAACCCTGCGAACCGGCACAAGGCAGTCGGCCTGACGCCCGAGCAGTGGAAGTACACGTTTGGCAACACCTTCACCGAAGAAGAGTCCCTCGATCTCTACCAGCGGTATCACGTCCCGGCATCCGGGCGGATCCTGTGGGACAGCGTGCTGGCCAACTTTCAGCCCGGCCCGCAGGACATCCACGTCGACTACCACAACGACAACCGGGCACCGCTGCTGTTCGTCTCCGGCGGCGAGGACCACCTCATGCCCCCGAGCGTGCAGCGGTCCAACGCCAAGCACTACAAGTCCTCGAAGACCATCACCGAGATCAAGGAATACGAAGGCATGGGACACCTGCTGCCCGCGCAGAAGGGGTGGGAGAAGGTCGCCGACGACGTCCTGGCCTGGGCCGTGGAGCACGCCGGCTGGCCGGCCGCGACCCACGGTCCACGCACTGCCATCTAA
- a CDS encoding cupin domain-containing protein, with translation MSLITPDFDRSVIVRDADAEVVGRAPTTIRLLADSSATGGALSTQRVTLTDGADGARPHHHGNSAELFYLLDGTAQLLSGEQVVTAERGDLVIVPPGVAHAFAAAPGENADILIVITPGVERFEYFRHLERIAYGKVPPESLLEVQELYDTYFRSSDAWDAARR, from the coding sequence ATGTCCCTGATCACGCCCGACTTCGACCGGTCCGTCATCGTCCGCGACGCCGACGCCGAGGTGGTGGGGCGGGCCCCCACCACGATCCGGCTGCTCGCCGACAGCAGCGCCACCGGCGGGGCGCTCTCCACCCAGCGGGTCACCCTGACCGACGGCGCGGACGGCGCCCGGCCGCACCACCACGGCAACTCCGCCGAGCTGTTCTATCTCCTCGACGGCACCGCACAGCTGCTCTCCGGCGAGCAGGTCGTCACCGCCGAGCGCGGCGACCTGGTGATCGTGCCGCCGGGCGTGGCGCACGCGTTCGCCGCCGCCCCGGGCGAGAACGCCGACATCCTCATCGTCATCACCCCGGGCGTCGAACGGTTCGAGTACTTCCGCCACCTGGAGCGGATCGCCTACGGCAAGGTGCCGCCGGAGAGCCTGCTGGAGGTGCAGGAGCTCTACGACACGTACTTCCGGAGCAGTGACGCCTGGGACGCCGCCCGTCGCTGA
- a CDS encoding alpha/beta fold hydrolase, translating into MNASGSSTLFTDLRQVDAGVLTVGYVDAGPPDGPVVLLLHGWPYDIHSFAEVVPRLTAAGHRVLVPHLRGYGTTRFRSADTMRNGQPAALALDAVAFMDALGVPRATLAGFDWGARTADIIAALWPERCQGLVSVSGYLIAGQASGRTPLPPQAELSWWYQFYFATDRGRDGYETNLDSFARLIWRTASPKWAFDDATFNRSAASLHNPDHVDVVIHNYRWRLGLAAGEPQYDEVEEKLAANPSIEVPTITLEGDANGAPHLDPSVYAGRFSGRYEHRTVSGGVGHNLPQEAPQAFADAVLQVAT; encoded by the coding sequence ATGAACGCCAGCGGATCGTCAACGTTGTTCACCGACCTGCGGCAGGTCGACGCCGGTGTGCTGACCGTCGGGTACGTCGACGCCGGCCCCCCGGACGGTCCGGTCGTGCTCCTGCTGCACGGATGGCCGTACGACATCCACAGCTTCGCCGAGGTCGTCCCCCGGTTGACGGCGGCCGGCCACCGGGTGCTCGTGCCGCACCTGCGGGGGTACGGCACGACACGGTTCCGGTCGGCCGACACCATGCGCAACGGCCAGCCGGCGGCCCTGGCCCTCGACGCCGTGGCGTTCATGGACGCCCTCGGGGTGCCGAGGGCGACCCTGGCCGGGTTCGACTGGGGCGCCCGCACGGCCGACATCATCGCCGCCCTGTGGCCGGAGCGCTGCCAGGGCCTCGTCTCGGTGAGCGGCTACCTGATCGCCGGTCAGGCGTCGGGGCGCACGCCGCTCCCGCCGCAGGCCGAGCTCTCCTGGTGGTACCAGTTCTACTTCGCCACGGACCGCGGCCGGGACGGCTACGAGACGAACCTCGACAGCTTCGCCAGGCTGATCTGGCGGACGGCGTCCCCGAAGTGGGCCTTCGACGACGCGACGTTCAACCGGAGCGCCGCCTCGCTGCACAACCCCGACCACGTCGACGTCGTCATCCACAACTACCGCTGGCGCCTCGGCCTCGCCGCCGGCGAGCCGCAGTACGACGAGGTGGAGGAGAAGCTGGCCGCCAACCCGAGCATCGAGGTGCCCACCATCACCCTCGAAGGCGATGCGAACGGCGCACCCCACCTCGACCCGTCCGTCTACGCCGGACGCTTCTCCGGCCGGTACGAACACCGGACCGTGAGTGGCGGCGTCGGGCACAACCTGCCGCAGGAGGCGCCGCAGGCGTTCGCCGACGCGGTGCTGCAGGTCGCGACCTGA
- a CDS encoding TetR/AcrR family transcriptional regulator — protein MSIQARRERERAERERAIIAAARELAESEGWDAVTTRRLAAEIEYSQPVLYSHFKGKDAIMAAVAVEGSGELAVELAAARAAATDPRQAVAGIATAYTEFAERRPALYDAIFILPTSLPFASQDVPVELARAFAELAETLRPFAGDDDLETFTETFWSGMHGLVTLMRTGRLRREQHERRLAILVDRFTRLG, from the coding sequence ATGTCAATTCAGGCGCGGCGGGAACGGGAGCGGGCCGAACGGGAGCGGGCGATCATCGCCGCGGCCCGGGAACTGGCCGAGTCGGAGGGCTGGGACGCGGTCACCACCCGCCGGCTCGCCGCCGAGATCGAGTACAGCCAGCCCGTCCTCTACAGCCACTTCAAGGGCAAGGACGCCATCATGGCGGCGGTCGCCGTGGAGGGCAGCGGTGAGCTGGCCGTCGAGCTCGCCGCCGCCCGGGCCGCCGCCACCGACCCGCGGCAGGCGGTGGCCGGCATCGCCACGGCGTACACCGAGTTCGCCGAGCGCCGGCCGGCGCTCTATGACGCGATATTCATCCTCCCCACGAGCCTGCCCTTCGCCAGTCAGGACGTGCCGGTCGAGCTGGCCCGGGCCTTCGCCGAGCTGGCCGAGACGCTGCGCCCCTTCGCCGGTGACGACGACCTGGAGACGTTCACCGAGACCTTCTGGAGCGGGATGCACGGGCTGGTCACCCTGATGCGCACCGGCCGGCTGCGGCGGGAGCAGCACGAGCGGCGGCTGGCCATCCTGGTCGACCGGTTCACCCGGTTAGGGTGA
- a CDS encoding patatin-like phospholipase family protein: MTNALVLAGGGVAGIAWELGVLRGLADADPTLADRILAADLIVGTSAGSAVAAQITSGVALDDLYAAQLRPETAEIEVDVDTEKLFADYAAVLTGVSGPQEARRRFGEVALAARTVDPALRLAAIDARLPAKQWPDRRLLLPAVDAETGDEAIFTRESGVTLLDAVAASCAVPGIWPPVAIGDRRYIDGGVRSMTNADLAAGADRVLVIQPALADTPQPWGDLDAEIAALAPATVHVINADQASVDAFGTNALSPATRAASARAGRAVGAAHAAAVASVWN, from the coding sequence ATGACGAACGCGCTCGTACTCGCCGGTGGTGGCGTGGCCGGGATCGCCTGGGAGTTGGGCGTCCTGCGCGGCCTGGCCGACGCCGATCCCACCCTCGCCGACCGGATCCTCGCCGCCGACCTGATCGTGGGCACCTCCGCCGGCTCCGCGGTCGCCGCGCAGATCACCAGCGGCGTCGCGCTCGACGACCTGTACGCGGCCCAGCTGCGCCCCGAGACCGCCGAGATCGAGGTCGACGTCGACACGGAGAAGCTCTTCGCCGACTACGCCGCCGTGCTGACCGGCGTGTCCGGGCCGCAGGAAGCCCGCCGCCGGTTCGGCGAGGTCGCCCTCGCCGCGCGGACCGTCGACCCGGCCCTCCGGCTCGCCGCGATCGACGCCCGGCTCCCCGCGAAGCAGTGGCCCGACCGGCGCCTGCTGCTGCCCGCGGTCGACGCCGAGACCGGGGACGAGGCGATCTTCACCCGCGAGTCCGGCGTGACCCTGCTCGACGCCGTCGCCGCCAGCTGCGCGGTGCCCGGCATCTGGCCGCCGGTCGCGATCGGCGACCGCCGCTACATCGACGGCGGAGTGCGCTCCATGACCAACGCCGACCTGGCCGCCGGCGCTGACCGCGTGCTGGTCATCCAGCCGGCTCTCGCGGACACGCCGCAGCCGTGGGGCGACCTCGACGCCGAGATCGCCGCGCTCGCCCCGGCCACCGTCCACGTGATCAACGCCGACCAGGCGTCCGTCGACGCGTTCGGCACCAACGCACTGTCACCCGCGACCCGGGCGGCGTCCGCCCGCGCCGGCCGGGCCGTCGGCGCGGCACACGCGGCCGCCGTCGCGTCAGTCTGGAACTGA
- a CDS encoding DUF4267 domain-containing protein — MLSTIAYGLAIVLSLFCVLIGARFLLQPQASAAGYGVPVKPDEDPAYLTIKGLRDLSYGLLGLALIAFTSAEAVAWYMLIVAINPLGDTLIVLRHGRKAVAFGVHFATAVVVLLNAVLLFAL; from the coding sequence ATGCTCAGCACCATCGCCTACGGGCTCGCCATCGTCCTCAGCCTCTTCTGTGTCCTCATCGGCGCCCGGTTCCTCCTGCAGCCCCAGGCCTCGGCCGCCGGCTACGGCGTTCCGGTCAAGCCGGACGAGGACCCCGCCTACCTCACGATCAAGGGCCTGCGCGACCTCAGCTACGGCCTGCTCGGCCTCGCGCTCATCGCCTTCACCAGCGCCGAGGCGGTCGCCTGGTACATGCTGATCGTCGCGATCAACCCGCTGGGCGACACCCTCATCGTGCTGCGCCACGGCAGGAAGGCCGTCGCCTTCGGCGTCCACTTCGCCACCGCCGTGGTCGTCCTGCTCAACGCCGTCCTGCTGTTCGCCCTCTGA
- a CDS encoding GNAT family N-acetyltransferase — MDGTDAPTWTEFGEEHLPELTRLAEACLAVDGGLPLFARAPLVRARLLQTRTLGAWHDGGLVAAVGVGLGGRTATSTGLVRPDWRGRGLGGRLLSWAEEQAGDADLLVTTESWSPGADALFTARGFERTFTEWVQRHDLGALPEVARPVDVTTEPVTLGPELFEAYRASFADRPGFASPTAEEWLGELGEDDEYRPDLSLIARGPDGAAVGFVNVIDNWVDQVGVVPEWRGRRVGAYLMARALRGLAADGAREVCLCVNDNNPAAGLYRQLGFQDAGRRARYLRRRS; from the coding sequence ATGGACGGGACGGACGCGCCGACCTGGACGGAGTTCGGCGAGGAGCACCTCCCGGAGCTGACCCGGCTGGCCGAGGCGTGCCTGGCCGTCGACGGTGGGCTGCCGCTGTTCGCCCGTGCCCCGTTGGTGCGGGCGCGGCTGCTCCAGACCCGTACCCTCGGCGCCTGGCACGACGGCGGCCTGGTCGCGGCCGTGGGGGTCGGCCTCGGCGGGCGGACTGCCACCAGCACCGGCCTGGTGCGTCCGGACTGGCGCGGGCGGGGCCTCGGCGGCCGGCTGCTGAGCTGGGCGGAGGAGCAGGCGGGCGACGCCGACCTGCTGGTGACCACCGAGTCGTGGAGCCCGGGCGCGGACGCCCTGTTCACGGCGCGCGGCTTCGAACGGACCTTCACCGAGTGGGTGCAGCGGCACGACCTCGGCGCGCTCCCGGAGGTCGCCCGGCCCGTCGACGTGACCACCGAGCCGGTGACGCTCGGGCCCGAGCTGTTCGAGGCCTACCGGGCGTCGTTCGCCGACCGGCCCGGCTTCGCCTCGCCCACCGCCGAGGAGTGGCTGGGTGAGCTGGGGGAGGACGACGAGTACCGGCCGGACCTGTCGCTCATCGCGCGCGGTCCCGACGGTGCCGCCGTCGGCTTCGTCAACGTCATCGACAACTGGGTCGACCAGGTCGGTGTGGTGCCCGAGTGGCGGGGGCGGCGGGTCGGCGCGTATCTGATGGCTCGTGCGCTGCGGGGCCTGGCGGCCGACGGGGCGCGGGAGGTGTGTCTCTGCGTCAACGACAACAACCCGGCGGCTGGGCTGTACCGGCAGCTCGGGTTCCAGGACGCCGGCCGGCGGGCCCGCTACCTGCGCCGCCGTTCGTAG
- a CDS encoding alpha/beta fold hydrolase, which translates to MSYITAKDGTEIYYKDWGAGPVVTFSHGWPLNADAWDGQMLFLVQKGFRVVAHDRRGHGRSSQPSAGNDMNGYADDLAAVIEALDLTDATLIGHSTGGGEVARYIGRHGTGRVAKAVLISAVPPIMVQTPDNPEGLPIAVFDEMRANLLKDRSQFYQDLAQMFYGANRQGAKVSKGILDQFWLWSMQAGLWNAYESIKAFSETDFRDDLAKFDIPTLVLHGEDDQIVPVKDSAKKTAQLIANAKDIYYPGAPHGITSTLQDQVNNDLLAFLKS; encoded by the coding sequence ATGAGCTACATCACCGCCAAGGACGGCACCGAGATCTACTACAAGGACTGGGGTGCGGGTCCGGTTGTCACCTTCTCCCACGGCTGGCCGCTGAACGCTGACGCGTGGGACGGGCAGATGCTCTTCCTCGTGCAGAAAGGCTTCCGGGTCGTCGCGCACGACCGCCGTGGTCACGGCCGGTCCAGCCAGCCCTCCGCCGGCAACGACATGAACGGCTACGCCGACGACCTCGCGGCGGTCATCGAGGCGCTCGACCTGACCGACGCCACGCTGATCGGGCACTCGACCGGCGGTGGTGAGGTCGCGCGCTACATCGGCCGCCACGGGACGGGGCGGGTCGCCAAAGCCGTCCTCATCTCCGCCGTGCCGCCGATCATGGTGCAGACGCCGGACAATCCCGAGGGCCTGCCCATCGCCGTCTTCGACGAGATGCGCGCCAACCTGCTGAAGGACCGGTCGCAGTTCTACCAGGACCTGGCGCAGATGTTCTACGGCGCCAACCGGCAGGGGGCGAAGGTCTCGAAGGGAATCCTCGACCAGTTCTGGCTGTGGAGCATGCAGGCCGGCCTGTGGAACGCGTACGAGAGCATCAAGGCGTTCTCCGAGACGGACTTCCGCGACGACCTCGCCAAGTTCGACATCCCCACCCTGGTGCTGCACGGCGAGGACGACCAGATCGTCCCGGTCAAGGACTCGGCGAAGAAGACCGCCCAGCTCATCGCGAACGCCAAGGACATCTACTACCCGGGCGCGCCACACGGCATCACGTCCACACTCCAGGACCAGGTCAACAATGATCTTCTCGCGTTCCTGAAGAGCTGA
- a CDS encoding esterase-like activity of phytase family protein — protein MRRALIAAGVAVAGLAVVTPASAGGHHPGGPVAFDRVAAYPVFQNRPAGEDPASPTVAEISAVSPDGRTLVYTDALARRIGFLDISRADQPRGLGTLSLAQLGDAEDEPTSVAVVGRYVLVVVNTSRGYTEPSGRLDVIELATRTRVRSLDLGGQPDSIAISKDQRYAAIAIENERDEEATPPGGEAGDLPQLPGGFVQIVDLAGAAPAGWRLRPVPLTGPGGTALPALVQAGLAAPTDPEPEYVSINGRNQLAVTLQENNGVALVDLPTGRITKVFSAGTATVRGIDTVKDGTIDLTGGITDVPREPDAVAWTDDRYLATANEGDWRGGTRGWSVFDSRTGAVAWDAGNTFERLAVTYGLHNEDRAGKKGTEPEGVAVAEYDDVRYAFVGSERSNFVAVYDLSNPTKPVFRQVLPTTNGPEGLLPIPSRGLLAVSSEEDEASVGVRASVSLFRLGQGTPGFPSIVSATGAGGAPIGWGALGALSAVPGEPHQLYSVTDAAYAQTRILTVDAQRAPAVVTAALPVRDAAGQPVGYDAEGIFARPQGGFWLAVEGAKGPENKLIRLDAAGVTRQVVPLPAEVAAGLGKQGLEGVTASTDRHGREVVWVAVQRELSTDPAGTVRLGRYDVAAGTWSWFGYRLNGTTVPGDWIGLSEITVVGDRLAVIERDKLNGPAAALKRVYTVPLPDAAAAPGTLPVLPKTLAVDVLPALLATHGWTQEKLEGLTVAGDGQVYAITDNDAVQDATGETVFLRLGTSRQVFGRR, from the coding sequence GTGAGAAGAGCACTCATCGCCGCCGGCGTGGCGGTCGCCGGCCTGGCCGTCGTCACCCCGGCGTCGGCCGGCGGGCACCACCCGGGCGGGCCGGTCGCCTTCGACCGGGTCGCCGCGTACCCGGTCTTCCAGAACCGGCCGGCCGGCGAGGACCCCGCGTCCCCGACCGTCGCCGAGATCTCGGCGGTCAGCCCGGACGGCCGCACCCTGGTCTACACCGACGCGCTGGCGCGCCGGATCGGCTTCCTCGACATCTCGCGGGCCGACCAGCCCCGCGGCCTCGGCACCCTCTCGCTGGCCCAGCTCGGCGACGCCGAGGACGAGCCCACCTCGGTGGCCGTGGTCGGCCGGTACGTGCTGGTCGTGGTCAACACCAGCCGCGGCTACACCGAGCCGTCCGGCCGGCTGGACGTGATCGAGCTGGCCACCCGTACCCGGGTCCGCAGCCTCGACCTCGGCGGACAGCCCGACTCGATCGCCATCAGCAAGGACCAGCGCTACGCCGCCATCGCCATCGAGAATGAGCGCGACGAGGAGGCCACCCCGCCCGGCGGCGAGGCGGGCGACCTGCCCCAGCTCCCCGGCGGTTTCGTGCAGATCGTCGACCTGGCCGGCGCCGCGCCGGCCGGCTGGCGGCTGCGGCCGGTGCCGCTGACCGGCCCGGGCGGCACCGCGCTGCCCGCCCTGGTCCAGGCCGGGCTCGCCGCGCCGACCGACCCCGAGCCGGAGTACGTCTCGATCAACGGCCGCAACCAGCTGGCCGTGACCCTCCAGGAGAACAACGGCGTCGCCCTCGTCGACCTGCCCACCGGACGGATCACCAAGGTCTTCTCGGCGGGTACCGCGACGGTGCGCGGGATCGACACGGTCAAGGACGGCACCATCGACCTGACCGGCGGCATCACCGACGTGCCGCGCGAGCCGGACGCGGTGGCCTGGACCGACGACCGGTACCTGGCGACGGCCAACGAGGGCGACTGGCGGGGCGGCACCCGCGGCTGGTCGGTCTTCGACAGCCGCACGGGCGCGGTCGCCTGGGACGCCGGCAACACCTTCGAGCGGCTCGCCGTCACCTACGGGCTGCACAACGAGGACCGGGCCGGCAAGAAGGGCACCGAGCCGGAGGGCGTGGCCGTCGCCGAGTACGACGATGTCCGCTACGCGTTCGTCGGGTCGGAGCGGAGCAACTTCGTCGCCGTCTACGACCTGAGCAACCCCACGAAGCCGGTGTTCCGGCAGGTGCTGCCCACCACCAACGGGCCGGAGGGGCTGCTGCCCATCCCGTCCCGCGGGCTGCTCGCCGTCTCCAGCGAGGAGGACGAAGCCTCGGTGGGCGTGCGCGCCTCGGTCTCGCTCTTCCGGCTCGGCCAGGGCACGCCCGGCTTCCCGAGCATCGTCTCCGCCACCGGGGCGGGCGGCGCGCCGATCGGCTGGGGCGCGCTCGGCGCGCTGAGCGCGGTGCCCGGCGAGCCGCACCAGCTCTACAGCGTCACCGACGCGGCGTACGCGCAGACCCGGATCCTGACCGTCGACGCGCAGCGCGCCCCGGCCGTGGTCACCGCCGCGCTGCCCGTACGGGACGCCGCCGGCCAGCCGGTCGGCTACGACGCCGAGGGCATCTTCGCCCGCCCGCAGGGCGGTTTCTGGCTCGCCGTCGAGGGCGCCAAGGGACCGGAGAACAAGCTGATCCGGCTGGACGCCGCCGGGGTGACCCGGCAGGTCGTACCGCTGCCCGCCGAGGTGGCCGCCGGCCTGGGCAAGCAGGGCCTGGAAGGCGTCACGGCCAGCACCGACCGGCACGGCCGGGAGGTCGTCTGGGTGGCCGTGCAGCGCGAGCTGTCCACCGACCCGGCCGGGACCGTCCGGCTGGGCCGGTACGACGTCGCGGCCGGCACCTGGAGCTGGTTCGGCTACCGGCTGAACGGCACCACCGTTCCGGGTGACTGGATCGGCCTCTCCGAGATCACCGTGGTCGGTGACCGGCTCGCCGTGATCGAGCGGGACAAGCTGAACGGCCCGGCCGCCGCCCTGAAGCGGGTCTACACCGTGCCGCTGCCCGACGCGGCCGCCGCGCCCGGCACGCTCCCCGTGCTGCCGAAGACCCTCGCCGTCGACGTGCTGCCGGCGCTGCTCGCCACGCACGGCTGGACCCAGGAGAAGCTGGAGGGCCTGACCGTGGCCGGCGACGGCCAGGTGTACGCGATCACCGACAACGACGCGGTTCAGGACGCCACCGGCGAGACGGTGTTCCTGCGGCTCGGCACCAGCCGGCAGGTCTTCGGCCGCCGCTGA
- a CDS encoding SigE family RNA polymerase sigma factor, with translation MTDQTQPLSAADRSYVAFVEVAWQRHIRLAMLLAGDRWRAEELLQDSLVKVYERWRRLSRLDDPHAYLRRALVNNHTSGWRRRRRESLVADVPERAAPSGDVGPDAVVLRRALMSLPAKQRAVVVLRHYEDLTEREVARLLGCSVGTVKSQNARALDKLRHFLDEPSHTVSR, from the coding sequence GTGACCGACCAAACGCAACCACTGTCCGCGGCGGACCGGTCGTACGTCGCCTTCGTCGAGGTGGCCTGGCAGCGCCATATCCGGCTGGCCATGCTGCTGGCCGGCGACCGGTGGCGGGCCGAGGAACTGCTCCAGGACAGCCTGGTCAAGGTGTACGAGCGGTGGCGGCGGCTGTCCCGGCTCGACGACCCGCACGCCTATCTGCGCCGCGCCCTGGTCAACAACCACACGTCCGGTTGGCGACGGCGCCGCCGCGAGAGCCTCGTCGCGGACGTCCCCGAGCGGGCCGCCCCGTCCGGCGACGTCGGCCCCGACGCCGTCGTCCTGCGCCGGGCGCTGATGTCGCTACCCGCGAAGCAGCGCGCCGTGGTGGTGCTCCGCCACTACGAGGACCTGACCGAGCGCGAGGTCGCCCGGCTGCTGGGTTGCTCGGTGGGCACCGTCAAGAGCCAGAACGCCCGGGCGCTGGACAAGCTTCGCCATTTTCTCGACGAACCCTCCCACACGGTAAGCAGGTGA